The Bacteroidota bacterium region TTCTTACAGCTATATATTATAGTTGAAATTATGATTCTGAAAATGCGATAGATTTACACAGCTTGCTTTTATAAGACGTAGAATAGCCAGGTATTTTTTGGCTTCAGAAATTAAACTGAAGTAGCTTACGTTCCGGTTCTAAAACAACTGAAGGAATCAAATTCCTTAAAAAATTAATTTTGATAAGTTGAATTGCATGAACATAAACAGGAACTCCATTGTATTTTGAGGGCTTCAGAGTCTGATGAAATGAAAAGTCCATTGTTGAAAGCTTTTGCCTGAATAAGGGAAATCCGTCATTTTCTTCAGGAAATATTTATTTCCTTGTGCCTTCCCTATGGTACTCAGCAGATTCTGGTCAATCATCATTGCCGCTAGTATACTTTATATACTGGTATTACTTTTCAGTGGCAAAACCTATACTATTAGCAATGTAGTAAATGGGAAACAAAACGACCCGATTGTGGTTGCCGAGTATACCGCGAATGATTTCCGGATTCAGGATTCTGCATTATTCAACCGGATTGTTGCCGCTAAACCTGCATCGGTTCAAAAAGAGGAAACGGATTATCAACTGACAGATAACGGAATTGTCCAGCTGACAAAGGGCAAACAAGCGTCCGATGGTGTTTTCATCACTTGTAAAAATACAATCATGGATCTCTGGCTGCCACTGATCGGTTATCTCACTTTTTTCTGTGGATTATTGCACCTACTGAGCGACTCCCATGCCTTGAACCGACTCGCGAAATTTCTTACTCCTCTTTTTGTCAGGATATTTCCGGAATTACCCAAAGGACACCCTGCTTATGGCTTCATGACCATGAATTTCGCTGCCAACTTTCTTGGCCTTGATAATGCTGCTACACCATTCGGACTAAAGGCGATGGAAAGTATGCAGGAAGTAAACGAAAACAAAAGTCGGGCATCCAATAGTCAGATAATGTTTTTGTGTTTGCATGCTGCGGGTCTCACCCTGATTCCTACATCGATCATCGGTTACCGAGCGGCACAGAATGCGAGCAACCCTGCGGACATCATGCTGCCTTGTATTATCACTTCTTTTGTGGGTACCATCGCGGCTTTGATTTTTGTGAGTATCAAACAACGCATCAACCTTTTAAATCTCGCTGTAATTCTACTGATTACAGGCATCAGCGCACTGATCGGATTATTATTATTCTATATTACTCGTCTCGGTGGAATTGAGAAAATTCATTTTACAGGAAATTTAAGTAATGCAGTTTTGCTTTTTATTATTTTAATGATTGTCGCTTATTCTCTGTTTCACGAAAAAATATTCAAACAAAATCAAACCAATATTTTCGATTCCTTTGTAACAGGCGCTAAAGATGGCTTTACCACAGGTGTACGTGTATTGCCTTATATGATCGCGATGCTTGTTGCACTTAGTATTTTCAGAAATTCCGGTCTGATGAATATCGTGATGAGCGGAATCAGTGCTGTCATGAATCTTTTTAATGTTGACCCTCAGATTACCAATGCCATTCCGGTTGCACTCATGCGTCCATTCAGTGCAGGAGGATCCAGAGGATTTATGCTGGACGCCATGAAAACTTTTGGACCGGACAGTCTTACCGGACAACTTTCCTGCTTGTTCCAGGGTGCTGCTGAAACAACGTTTTATGTGGTGGCATTGTATTTTGGCTCTGTAAATGTGAAAGATTCCCGTTATACTCTCGGTGTGATGTTACTTGTTGACCTGGTGTGTGTACTGACCGCCATTGCTGTATGTAATTATTATTTTTGATTTCTGCCGATTGCATTTTTGTCCCGATTGTCCATTACCGTTTTTTATAAAAAACTTCATTATGAAAAGAATCAGAAATGTTTATGGTTTGTGGCTTGGGCTGTTTGCACCCATGTTGATTAGTTCATGCGCCACGTCACAGCAGGAAAAAACGGACCCTGTTGCGGCTAACATAAAAATGTATACTGGTGTTTGGGACAAGATAATTAATGAAGGGAAGCTGGAGTTATTCAACGATTCGAATTTTACACAAAATCTGGTGATGCATGAAGGTGCCAGCGATGTAGTTGGAATTGATAGTGCCAAAGCATATTATTCAAATTATCTTACCGGCTTCTCAAATATTTCTTTTACAATAAAAGATGTATTCGGACAAGGAGATAAAATTGTGAAGTATTGGAACTTTAAGGGAACACATTCAGGAACTTTCTTTGGTATTCCTGCCACCGGAAAAGAAGTAAATTTGGACGGAGTTACACTGGTCAGAATGGAAAAAGGAAAAATTGCGGAAGAGAGAGACATACTTGATAATTTGGAATTCATGCAACAACTCGGATTGATTCCCAGATAAATCTCGCCCCAGCCTTCAGGCAAGGGGCTGATGAACCCCGGCACCTATTGATACAAAAACAAATCACATAGAATAATTATTTTCGGAATAATTTGAAATCGGTTTACTCCCATGCGCTACATTCTTGAAACCGAACGATTATTCCTCAGAGAATTTTCTACCGAGGATGCACCATTCGTTGTACAGTTAGTGAATAGTCCGGGCTGGCTTGAATTTATCGGTGACCGGAACATACGGAACGATGAACAAGCAAGGATCTATCTTGAAAATGGTCCATTGTTAAGCTACAAACAGAATGGATACGGTTTGTCTTTGGTGGAGCTTAAGCATGGAAAAACCCCAATCGGAATGTGCGGTATTATCAATCGGGAAAATCTTGAAAATCCGGACATTGGTTTTGCATTTCTACCCGAGCACATGGGACAAGGATTCGCTTTTGAAGTGGCACAGGCAACAATGAAGTATGCGCGTGAAAATTTAAAACTTCCTACAGTATGCGCGATCACTGTGTCCGGAAACCTACCGTCGATCAAGCTTTTGGAAAAACTTGGAATGAAATTTAGCAAGATGATAAATTTTCCGGATGATCCTGTTGAGCTGATGTTGTACCGTATGGATTACTGATACAGTTGTGTTCATCGCGGACTAAAGAGTTTCGATTTTACAAACAGGTTTAAAAATAAATTCATGAACTCCGATGAACTAAAAAAGCTACAGGCTCCTCTGAAAGACAAATACCGCGAGCGTCCTGAAGTTGCAACAATTACATTGAAAGCCTCTGGTAGTATTGGAGAAGGAATTTCCTGTAAAGTAGATACCGGTAAAGCAATAGTAGAAGCCGGGCTACATCCCGCCACAGGCGGAAATGGAATGCTCGCCTGCTCCGGAGATTTATTGCTGGAAGCACTTGTCGCCTGCGCGGGAGTAACACTCGGTGCAGTGGCTACTTCAATAGGGGTCGAACTTGAAGAAGGAAAAATTGAAGCTCAAGGCGATCTTGATTTCAGAGGCACTTTGGGTGTTTCAAAAGAAGCGCCTGTTGGGTTTAAGGCAATCCGACTACAATTTACCCTGAAGACAGATGCGTCAGAAGAACAAATCGCGTCACTGGCAAAGCTTACAGAAAGGTATTGTGTAGTTTATCAGACTTTGGTAAAGGGTGTATCTGTTCAGTCTTTATTTGTCAAAACTTAAAAAGGGATCAGAAAAACAAATTTCGTTTATTCAAATACATAATACAATCCCCAGGAGATCAACAATACAGCGGTTGAGGTGACACCGTAAAGAATCCAATAGTACAGTGACGGAACAGGGTTAGTTAATGTAAGTACACAGCTGATGAATCCCAACACTGCACCGGCAACGAGCATTGTAAAGCCCATCGATAACCTCTTGTTGTGCTTTAGCTTTTTATACTCCAGAATATACGCTTCTATCGAACTGGAATCATGACCAAGCGATTGTAATTCTTTCTCAATACTCGACAAGTCGAGATTATTACTGATCCACTGACGGATCAGAGAGGTGTTTATAGTGATGGCTTCGTTCATGCAAATAAAATTTTAAGAGAAGAGGTTTGTTCGATACCAGAACTAAAATAAGTACAATTTTTGAAAAAAGCAAAGCCATTGTAAATTTGTAAAAAATCCACAATCCGGTGAATCAACAAAAGCGCGTTTATTATTGTAGTAAAGGACATCAATTTTATAAGAGCAGTGATTGCAGGACCTGCCCGAAATGTGAAGCAGAAAAGAAACCCGGAAGCGGATTGCTGACTTTGCTCGCCGCTCCCGCAAGACGGGCTTTGGAGAGTTTTGGTGTGAAGAATTTACAACAATTGTCTGCTAAAACCGAATCAGAAATCGCTGCACTCCACGGGATGGGACCATCGTCAATGAAAATTCTGCGAAAGGAGTTGGAAAAGGAAAATTTAAAATTCAAAAAACCAGATAAAAGCTGATTGTAACGGGATATTTACTTTATTGAATGTTCAAAAAAAACATTCTATTGAACGGAAATGCTATTATAATACAGTGATAGTGAATATTTGAATTAAAATTTTGTTAACTTTCCTATCTGCAAACTCTGTTAAAAAGCAGACTGCAGCGATATGCAAATCCATGATAAACATGAAAACACTTACAACCGGCTTATTTATATTATTACTCCTGAATGTTAGAGCATTTGCTGAGAACGCAGTCTCTGAATTATCCTTCGACTCTTCAGGCAAATTAGCAGCGGATGCTTCAGTTGAAAGAAATAACAATGGAAATATCCATACTCTGGGAATTCCACCACAATTTTCTTTTGATGAAAATCCTGTGAATCATAACATGCATATAGCATCGGATGGAGAATTTTATTTTACAATAAATGGAGGCGGAGTGTCATCCGGACAAGTGAATAAGTTTGATTTGAATGGTGTATTGCTTCAAACCTATCCGATTCAGATTGATGGGAGAGGATTGTCTTACAATAAATCCGATGGGTTTTTATACGTTTCAACTTTCGGCGGAGACATTGTTCGCATAACTGATCTTGCAGCCGCTACATTTACAATGGTATTTCCGGGAGTAATGCAAAACGGTCAGGCATCATTCGCGATCTCAGATGACGGTTTGGTTTTTTATGATTTCAATCAAGGTACATTAAGGGTTCACGATTTCGCTACAGGTTCTGTTATCAATACACTTACCGGATTAGCTTACGGATCGGGAAATTACGGTGGGGAAGCCGCGGTTGCTGTGGATTCATCTCATTTTTACACCTGGGATG contains the following coding sequences:
- a CDS encoding GNAT family N-acetyltransferase, encoding MRYILETERLFLREFSTEDAPFVVQLVNSPGWLEFIGDRNIRNDEQARIYLENGPLLSYKQNGYGLSLVELKHGKTPIGMCGIINRENLENPDIGFAFLPEHMGQGFAFEVAQATMKYARENLKLPTVCAITVSGNLPSIKLLEKLGMKFSKMINFPDDPVELMLYRMDY
- a CDS encoding spore maturation protein; its protein translation is MVLSRFWSIIIAASILYILVLLFSGKTYTISNVVNGKQNDPIVVAEYTANDFRIQDSALFNRIVAAKPASVQKEETDYQLTDNGIVQLTKGKQASDGVFITCKNTIMDLWLPLIGYLTFFCGLLHLLSDSHALNRLAKFLTPLFVRIFPELPKGHPAYGFMTMNFAANFLGLDNAATPFGLKAMESMQEVNENKSRASNSQIMFLCLHAAGLTLIPTSIIGYRAAQNASNPADIMLPCIITSFVGTIAALIFVSIKQRINLLNLAVILLITGISALIGLLLFYITRLGGIEKIHFTGNLSNAVLLFIILMIVAYSLFHEKIFKQNQTNIFDSFVTGAKDGFTTGVRVLPYMIAMLVALSIFRNSGLMNIVMSGISAVMNLFNVDPQITNAIPVALMRPFSAGGSRGFMLDAMKTFGPDSLTGQLSCLFQGAAETTFYVVALYFGSVNVKDSRYTLGVMLLVDLVCVLTAIAVCNYYF
- a CDS encoding OsmC family protein; this translates as MNSDELKKLQAPLKDKYRERPEVATITLKASGSIGEGISCKVDTGKAIVEAGLHPATGGNGMLACSGDLLLEALVACAGVTLGAVATSIGVELEEGKIEAQGDLDFRGTLGVSKEAPVGFKAIRLQFTLKTDASEEQIASLAKLTERYCVVYQTLVKGVSVQSLFVKT
- a CDS encoding T9SS type A sorting domain-containing protein; protein product: MKTLTTGLFILLLLNVRAFAENAVSELSFDSSGKLAADASVERNNNGNIHTLGIPPQFSFDENPVNHNMHIASDGEFYFTINGGGVSSGQVNKFDLNGVLLQTYPIQIDGRGLSYNKSDGFLYVSTFGGDIVRITDLAAATFTMVFPGVMQNGQASFAISDDGLVFYDFNQGTLRVHDFATGSVINTLTGLAYGSGNYGGEAAVAVDSSHFYTWDAVSKTVYMYDQLGTLIQPMVLDSGDNGQSLSFVNDMLFVSRDGNYNIGTWYGYDLSGLTTIPNSVLHEEIAIFPNPTKDKCLIKGDNILQVEIFNGLGESIVERKSITSHSIEINLENIRSGLYFAKITTGENIVIKKLIVE
- a CDS encoding ester cyclase, which gives rise to MKRIRNVYGLWLGLFAPMLISSCATSQQEKTDPVAANIKMYTGVWDKIINEGKLELFNDSNFTQNLVMHEGASDVVGIDSAKAYYSNYLTGFSNISFTIKDVFGQGDKIVKYWNFKGTHSGTFFGIPATGKEVNLDGVTLVRMEKGKIAEERDILDNLEFMQQLGLIPR